A stretch of the Microtus ochrogaster isolate Prairie Vole_2 linkage group LG2, MicOch1.0, whole genome shotgun sequence genome encodes the following:
- the Il1r2 gene encoding interleukin-1 receptor type 2, giving the protein MFILCVLVTCVSALTTSSVEHAERVSGTPTTPEKHTELGDNCRFRGREFKSEFRLEGEPVVLRCPLMWSYSDASTSSYPFLTWRKMNSSQLIPGDEPRLWVKDASLWVLPAVQPDSGTYICTFRNASHCEEMSIELKVFKDTEASLPFVSYSQISTVSTTGLLVCPDLKEFIGKTGGNVQWYKGSVLLDRDSKKFLRVRDPTRLLISNTSLEDAGFYRCVATFLHKGTKYNITRNIKLRVEEMTAESIPVIISPLETIPASLGSRLIVPCKVFLGTDTSSNTIVWWMANSTFISVAYPRGRVTEGLLHQYSENNENYVEVSLIFDPVTREDLNTDFKCVAKNPRSLQSLHTTVKEVSSTFSWGIALAPLSLVFLVVAGIWMHRRCKQRAGLTKLRTDNQDFPSGPSQIKEMN; this is encoded by the exons ATGTTCATCTTGTGTGTGTTGGTGACTTGCGTTTCTGCTCTCACCACTTCGTCAGTGGAACACGCAGAAAGGGTTTCTGGAACCCCCACTACgccagagaaacacacag AGCTTGGAGACAACTGCAGATTTCGTGGCAGAGAGTTCAAATCTGAATTCCGGCTAGAAGGTGAGCCTGTAGTTCTGCGGTGCCCTCTGATGTGGTCTTATTCAGATGCCTCCACCAGTTCCTACCCCTTTCTGACCTGGCGTAAAATGAACTCATCTCAGCTAATCCCGGGAGATGAGCCAAGGCTGTGGGTGAAGGATGCCTCCCTCTGGGTTCTGCCAGCAGTGCAGCCAGACTCTGGGACCTACATCTGCACATTCAG AAACGCATCTCATTGTGAGGAGATGTCCATTGAGCTCAAGGTTTTCAAGGACACTGAAGCATCCCTGCCATTTGTTTCCTACTCGCAAATCTCAACCGTTTCTACCACCGGGTTGCTAGTGTGCCCTGACCTGAAAGAATTCATTGGCAAAACCGGTGGAAATGTCCAGTGGTATAAG GGCTCTGTCCTCTTGGATAGAGACAGTAAGAAATTCCTCAGAGTGCGAGACCCTACACGCTTACTGATCTCCAACACATCCCTGGAAGATGCCGGCTTTTACAGATGTGTCGCCACATTTCTCCACAAGGGCACGAAATACAACATCACTAGGAATATTAAGCTCCGTGTTGAAG AAATGACCGCGGAATCCATCCCTGTGATTATCTCTCCCCTAGAGACAATACCAGCATCTCTGG GGTCAAGACTCATAGTCCCGTGCAAGGTGTTTCTGGGAACTGATACATCTTCTAACACCATTGTGTGGTGGATGGCTAACAGCACTTTTATCTCAGTGGCCTACCCAAGAGGCCGTGTGACCGAGGGGCTACTCCA CCAATATTCAGAGAACAATGAGAACTATGTGGAAGTGTCGCTGATTTTCGATCCAGTCACAAGGGAGGATCTCAACACGGACTTTAAATGTGTGGCCAAGAATCCAAGGAGTCTTCAGTCACTCCATACCACAGTCAAAGAAG TCTCCTCCACGTTCTCCTGGGGCATTGCGTTGGCACCCCTGTCACTGGTCTTCCTGGTTGTGGCGGGAATATGGATGCACAGACGGTGTAAACAGAGGGCTGGACTGACCAAGCTACGGACTGACAACCAGGACTTTCCTTCCGGCCCAAgccaaataaaggaaatgaactaA